Below is a genomic region from Amycolatopsis sp. 195334CR.
GGAGGTCAGCTGGGACAACGCACCCGCGTACCTTCCCCTGCGCGCCAACGACGTGCTCGAAGCCCGGTACGCGGTGAACCTGGCTTCGCGGCGCAAGGTGCTGCCCGCCTCGGCCCGGCCCGCCGACGAGGTGGCCTCCACCGACATGGGCAACGTCAGCGTTTTCGTGCCGTCGATCCACCCGATCATCGCGATCGCGCCGCGCGGGGTCGCCAACCACACGGCCGAGTTCGCCACCCACGCGGCCGCCGAAACCGGCGTCACCGCGGTGCACGACGCCGCGGCGGGCATCGCCGCCACGGCGGCCGACTTCCTGTCCGACGAACGGCTGCGGGCCGACGCCCGCGCCGAATTCGACCGCGCCGGCGGGCGGTTGCGCCTCGCCGACGCCCTTGGCACCCCGAAAGGCAGCGCAGGATGACCGAACCACTGCTCGACCACCTGGTCTACGCCGGGCCCGACATCGACGCGCTGGTCGCGTCGTTCACCGAGCAGGCAGGGGTCGCCCCGGTGCTCGGCGGCAGGCACGTCGGCCGCGGCACCCGGAACTACCTCACCGGGCTCGGCGGCAACGCCTACCTCGAACTGATCGGCCCGGACGACCCGCGGGCCCCGAAACCGGCCACCTTCGGCATCGACCGGCTGACCGGCCCGAAGCTCGCCGCCTGGGTGGTCCGGCCCGCCGACATCGAGCACACCGTGGCCCAGGCGCGGAAACTCGGCTACGACCCCGGTGACATCGGCCCGCTTTCGCGGCGCACGCCCGAGGGCACGCTGCTGGAGTGGCGGCTCACGCCCAACCGCGGTGACCGCTTCGGCGGACTGGCCCCGGCGCTGATCGACTGGCTCGACGCCCCGCACCCGACCACGAACGACCTGCCGGTGCTGCCGCTGGTTTCGTTGCGCGGCACGCATCCCGACCCCGACGCCGTCCGGGGTGCGCTCGACGCGCTCGACGTCGAACTCGACCTCACCGAGGGCACGCCGGCGCTGGAAGCCGTGCTCGACACCCCGAACGGCCGGATCACCCTCCGCTGACGCGGACGACGGAAGGACTTCCCATGACCCAGCGGCAGATCGGCCTCACGCTGCCCCAGCGCGGTGCCTTCTTCGACGTGCTCAGCCTGAGCGAACTCGTCGAAACCGGGCACTACGCCGACGAAACCGGCTTGTTCGATTCCGTCTGGATCGGGGACAGCCTGCTGGCGAAACCGCGGCCGGAGGCGATCGCGTTGTTCGGCTCGCTGGCCGCGGTGACCAGCCGGGTCCGGCTCGCGGTGGGCTGCCTGGCCAGCTTCCCGGTGCGCGACCCGCTGCTGTTCGCCGGCCAGTGGGCCACGCTCGACCAGCTGTCGCAGGGGCGGATGCTGCTGGCCGTGTGCACCGGCATCGTCAAGGCGAACGACGCTTCGGCCCGCGAAGGTGCGATCTACGGTGTCACCGACCGGTCGCGGGCCGCGCGTCTGGAGGAGAACACCGAGATCATCCGTCGCTTGTGGACGGAGGAAAACGTGACCTTCGAAGGGGAGTTCACCTCGTTCGAGGACGTAACACTGCTGCCGAAGCCGGTGCAGTCCCCGCCGCCGGTCTACATCGCGTCGAACCCGGCGCCGCAACCGCTGGCCAAGCGCGCGCTGCGCCGGGTGGCGCGCATCGCCGACGGCTGGATGACCACGCGCAAGAGCCCCGAGCACCTGACCGTGAACCTGCCCGCGATCAAGGAGTTCCTGGTCGAAGAGGGCCGGGACCCGGAGAAGTTCGGGGTTTCGGCCTACCACAACCTCAACCTGACCCCGGATCGTGAAGAGGCCTACGAGGAGAGCTACCGCTTCCTCGGCGAGTACTACGGACCGGTGTTCAGCCGCGAGGACACCCGGCACTGGACGGCCACCGGCACCCCGGAGCAGGCCGCCGCCGACATCAACGCGCTCTACGCCGACGGCGCCACCGAGGTCACCCTGCGCATCACCTCGTGGGACTGGCGGCGCCAGCTCAAGATCCTGGTCGAGGAGGTCATTCCCCGCCTGGAACTCGGGCGCTGACATGCTGGGGGCATGACGTCGGAGCTGAGCAGGGCGGAACGGGCACTGCACCACCGCGCGGGGCTGGCCTGCGCGGCGGCACGCGAGGCCGGGGTGCCCGGCCGCTTCCGGGTGTGGGCGGAAGCGGGCCTGCTGGCGGTGCTGGCCACGGATCCCGAACTGAGCTTCCTCTCCACGGTTTCCGGGATTTCGCGGGAAAACACGGCCGCCGCGGTGGAACTGGCACAGGCCGAGGGCCTGACCGCGGTGGCCTCCGCCGATCTCGCACTGCCCGGGATGACGCGGGCAGGCGACCGGCTGCTGGCCGTCCGACCGCTGGAAGGTGAGCAGTCCGAGGCGAGTGTGGTCGAAGCCGGTGACGAGTTCCTCGACGTGCTGCTGGCGGGCTACCAGGTGAGCGGAGTGGTCGGCGCGTACATCGCGGCCGAGCACTCGATCCCGGCCCTGCGGCGGTTCCTCGTGGTCGAGGACGGCGAGCCGATCGCCGCGGCGGGTATGACCGTGCACGACGACGTCGCCGTGCTCGGTGGGGCGTCGACGTTGCCCGCCCACCGCGGGCGTGGCGCGCAGCCGTGCCTGTTGCGGCACCGCCTCGCGGTCGCGGCGGAGGCGGGGTGCACGCTGGCGGTGGCGACCGCGCGGCCCGGCTCGGTGAGCGCGGCCAACCTCGCCGCGGCCGGTTTCACCTTGCACCGGCGGTCAGCTTGGCGGACGGAAGCGCGAACGTGAGGGCCAGCGCGCCCGCGCCGACCACGGCGAAGGTGACGAAGGCCGTGGCGTAACTTCCCTCCGCCACGAGCACCGCGGCCACCTGGGCGCCGACCGCGCCACCCGCGGTCCTGGCGATCGTGTTGACGCCGGTGGCCATCCCGGTCCGGCCGGCGTCGACCGCGTCCACCACGAGCGGGCCGAACGCGGCGAACGCGAGCCCGTGCCCGGCGCCGAGGAACAGCCCGGCCACGCAGATCTGCCACAGCTCGTCGTGCGCGAACACCAGTGCGGCACTGGAAACGATGCCCAGCGCGGCTCCCGCGCGCACCGCCCGCCGACCGCCGAGCCGGGCCGCGACCGGGACGGCGGCCAGCATCAGCACGACCATCGGCAGCAGCGCGACCGCGATCCGGTGCTGCGGCACCAGCGGCGGGATCAGCGTGACCACACCGAACATGGCCGCGGCGACCACCACCGTGGTCAGGTTCGTCACCGCCATGCCGCGGCTGCCGAGCAGCCGGAGGTCGACCAGTGGCTGCCGCGTGCGTGCCTCCACCGCGGCGAACCCGGCGAAGAGCACCACCGCGAGCGCGAACAAACCGAGCGAAGGCCCGGTGCCCCAGGACTTCGCCTGGCTGATGCCGAGCAGCAACGCGGTCAGCGCGCCACCGAGCAACGCGGCACCAGCCGAGTCGACCTGGCCACCGCCCGCGCTCACGTCGGCAGGCAACGACAGGACCAGCGCGAACGCGACCAGTGCGAGTGCCAGCAACGGCCAGAACAGCCAGCTCGTGCCGAAGGTGAGCAGCGGGCCCGCGGCGAGCATGCCCGCGGCACCGCCGATGCCGAAGATCGCCGAGAGCAGCGCGACCGCACCCGGCAGCCGGTCCGCCGGCACCGCGCGGCGCACCAGCCCGAAGGCGAGCGGGAACAACCCGCCCGCCACCCCGGTCAGCACCCGCCCGGCGAGCAGCAGCGGGAACGAGTCCGCCAGCGCGCAGAGCAGCAGGCCCGCGGTGAAGGAACCGAGGCACGCCAAGGCGATCCGGCGGTAGCCGAACAGGTCGCCGAGCCGTCCGGCGATCGGCGTGGCGACCGCGCTGGCCAGCATGAACGCGGTCAGCGCCCAGGGCACCACGGTGCCGGGCACGCCGAACTGGCCCGCGAACGCCGGTAGCGCCGCGATCACGATCGTCTGCGTGGTGCTCGCCGCGAAGGCGGCGGCCAGCGCCGCGGCGAGAGTCGTGCGCATGAGCCCTCCCAGTGGGTCAAGTAAGGCTCACCTAAACACGTGCGGACAGCGTCCGCAAGTATGCTGCGCGGGTGACCGACCGTCGCCCGTGGGGCAGCCTGGAACGGGCGCAGATCATCGGCGCCGCGCTGGACCTCGCGCGCCGGGAGGGGCTCGCCGCGCTCACCATCCGGCGGCTGGCCACCGAGGTCGGCGCCTCGCGGATGGCGTTGTACCGGCACGTGCCGGACAAGGAAGCGCTGCTGGACCTGGTCGCGAACGAGATCGCGGAGAAGCACGTGATCCCGGAGGAGGCGCTGCGCGGGCCGTGGGAGGAGCGGCTGCGCCTGCTCGCGCACGGCATGCGGCGGGAACTGCGCGCCTACCCCGGATTCGCCGAGCGCATCATGACGCGCGGCAACGCCGGACCGGGCGGGCTGCGGGTCGCCGAGACCATCGCCTCGGTGCTCACCGCCGCCGGGCTGTCCGAAGCGAGTGCGGCGCGGTTCTACCTGATCACCATCGACCTCGTGCTCGGCCGCGCGCACCGCGAGGCCAACGGCGACCCGACCACCCCGCACCGCAACGCGGAAGTGTTCGCCGCGGCCGAATCCGGTGATCGCGCGCCGCGGTTGAAGGCGCTGCTGCCGCACCTGCGCGAGGTGACCAGCGACCAGGTCTTCGACGCCGAACTGGACCTGCTGATCGGTGCCATCCGCCGCGAGACGAACTGAACCACCGCGGCCGTTCGGCTGGCTACCCCTCGAAACGTTTCAAGTACGGTCGGCGATGAGCGGGGCAGTGTGCTCCGGTGTGCTGGGATAATTCTGGGATCGGTCTGGGATCGCGGGGTGGCGGATGTCCGTGGAGTTCGGCTT
It encodes:
- a CDS encoding GNAT family N-acetyltransferase, which translates into the protein MTSELSRAERALHHRAGLACAAAREAGVPGRFRVWAEAGLLAVLATDPELSFLSTVSGISRENTAAAVELAQAEGLTAVASADLALPGMTRAGDRLLAVRPLEGEQSEASVVEAGDEFLDVLLAGYQVSGVVGAYIAAEHSIPALRRFLVVEDGEPIAAAGMTVHDDVAVLGGASTLPAHRGRGAQPCLLRHRLAVAAEAGCTLAVATARPGSVSAANLAAAGFTLHRRSAWRTEART
- a CDS encoding TetR/AcrR family transcriptional regulator produces the protein MTDRRPWGSLERAQIIGAALDLARREGLAALTIRRLATEVGASRMALYRHVPDKEALLDLVANEIAEKHVIPEEALRGPWEERLRLLAHGMRRELRAYPGFAERIMTRGNAGPGGLRVAETIASVLTAAGLSEASAARFYLITIDLVLGRAHREANGDPTTPHRNAEVFAAAESGDRAPRLKALLPHLREVTSDQVFDAELDLLIGAIRRETN
- a CDS encoding VOC family protein; its protein translation is MTEPLLDHLVYAGPDIDALVASFTEQAGVAPVLGGRHVGRGTRNYLTGLGGNAYLELIGPDDPRAPKPATFGIDRLTGPKLAAWVVRPADIEHTVAQARKLGYDPGDIGPLSRRTPEGTLLEWRLTPNRGDRFGGLAPALIDWLDAPHPTTNDLPVLPLVSLRGTHPDPDAVRGALDALDVELDLTEGTPALEAVLDTPNGRITLR
- a CDS encoding LLM class flavin-dependent oxidoreductase; protein product: MTQRQIGLTLPQRGAFFDVLSLSELVETGHYADETGLFDSVWIGDSLLAKPRPEAIALFGSLAAVTSRVRLAVGCLASFPVRDPLLFAGQWATLDQLSQGRMLLAVCTGIVKANDASAREGAIYGVTDRSRAARLEENTEIIRRLWTEENVTFEGEFTSFEDVTLLPKPVQSPPPVYIASNPAPQPLAKRALRRVARIADGWMTTRKSPEHLTVNLPAIKEFLVEEGRDPEKFGVSAYHNLNLTPDREEAYEESYRFLGEYYGPVFSREDTRHWTATGTPEQAAADINALYADGATEVTLRITSWDWRRQLKILVEEVIPRLELGR
- a CDS encoding MFS transporter, which encodes MRTTLAAALAAAFAASTTQTIVIAALPAFAGQFGVPGTVVPWALTAFMLASAVATPIAGRLGDLFGYRRIALACLGSFTAGLLLCALADSFPLLLAGRVLTGVAGGLFPLAFGLVRRAVPADRLPGAVALLSAIFGIGGAAGMLAAGPLLTFGTSWLFWPLLALALVAFALVLSLPADVSAGGGQVDSAGAALLGGALTALLLGISQAKSWGTGPSLGLFALAVVLFAGFAAVEARTRQPLVDLRLLGSRGMAVTNLTTVVVAAAMFGVVTLIPPLVPQHRIAVALLPMVVLMLAAVPVAARLGGRRAVRAGAALGIVSSAALVFAHDELWQICVAGLFLGAGHGLAFAAFGPLVVDAVDAGRTGMATGVNTIARTAGGAVGAQVAAVLVAEGSYATAFVTFAVVGAGALALTFALPSAKLTAGAR